The Persephonella atlantica genome includes a window with the following:
- the trpE gene encoding anthranilate synthase component I: protein MSMNLTLEEFRRLAQKFNIIPLYTEILSDVDTPLSVFQKISSPERFNFLFESVEQGENVGRYSFIGSSLPYYIRVKRDFVEFYDNGKISYKKTTDPLKEIKNLLKKFKPAKLPELPPFWGGFVGYVGYDIIHFYEPVPDIKPDTLKLPDLFFFLSDEVIAFDNVKKTIKIIVSAFIDEKRDIKQIYEETVNRIKDIEKSLSGDVKLDRLPVIDIKSVNLKEWNSNFKKEDFLKAVEKCKHYIREGDIIQVVISQRFGKKLKTKPINVYRAVRTINPSPYLFYLDFRDIKLIGSSPEILVTVKDGKILTKPIAGTRPRGKTEEEDRRLAEELINDEKERAEHLMLVDLARNDVGKVSKSGTVNVDRFMYIEHYSHVMHIVSDVSGELKEGLHPVDVLKSVFPVGTVSGAPKVRAMQIIEELEPDKRGPYAGAVGYLSFDGNLDTAIAIRTAIVRKDEIFIQAGAGIVADSIPEKEYEETVNKAKAMIKAVEMAERAL, encoded by the coding sequence ATGTCTATGAATCTAACGTTAGAAGAGTTCAGAAGGTTAGCACAGAAGTTTAATATCATCCCGCTTTATACAGAGATTCTCTCTGATGTGGATACTCCCCTTTCAGTGTTCCAGAAAATATCTTCCCCAGAAAGGTTCAACTTTCTGTTTGAAAGTGTTGAACAGGGAGAAAACGTAGGAAGATACTCATTTATTGGTTCTTCTCTGCCTTACTACATAAGAGTAAAAAGGGATTTTGTTGAGTTTTACGACAACGGGAAAATATCTTATAAAAAAACAACAGACCCTCTAAAAGAGATTAAAAACCTGTTAAAAAAGTTTAAACCTGCAAAACTTCCAGAACTTCCACCATTCTGGGGAGGATTCGTTGGGTATGTAGGTTACGATATAATCCATTTTTATGAACCTGTTCCAGATATTAAACCAGATACACTGAAACTGCCCGACCTTTTCTTTTTTCTGAGTGATGAAGTTATTGCATTTGACAACGTGAAAAAAACCATAAAAATAATTGTTTCGGCATTTATTGATGAAAAAAGGGATATAAAGCAGATTTATGAAGAAACAGTAAACAGAATTAAAGATATAGAAAAAAGTTTATCAGGAGATGTTAAGTTAGACAGATTACCTGTAATAGACATAAAGTCTGTAAACCTAAAAGAGTGGAACTCAAATTTCAAAAAGGAAGATTTCTTAAAAGCTGTTGAAAAGTGCAAACATTACATAAGAGAAGGGGACATTATTCAGGTTGTAATCTCCCAAAGGTTTGGAAAAAAACTGAAAACAAAACCAATAAATGTTTACAGGGCAGTAAGGACGATAAATCCATCTCCATATCTGTTTTATCTGGATTTTAGAGATATTAAGCTTATAGGCTCTTCACCTGAAATACTTGTAACAGTGAAAGACGGAAAGATTCTGACAAAACCTATAGCAGGAACCCGCCCAAGGGGAAAGACCGAAGAGGAAGACAGAAGATTGGCAGAAGAGCTGATTAATGATGAGAAAGAGAGGGCAGAACACCTGATGCTTGTTGATCTTGCGAGAAACGATGTAGGAAAAGTATCAAAATCCGGAACAGTTAATGTTGATAGATTTATGTATATAGAGCATTACTCCCATGTTATGCATATAGTGTCTGATGTATCTGGAGAGCTAAAAGAAGGTCTTCACCCTGTTGATGTTTTAAAATCTGTGTTTCCTGTTGGAACTGTCAGCGGTGCACCGAAGGTAAGGGCTATGCAGATTATTGAGGAACTTGAACCAGACAAAAGGGGACCATACGCTGGAGCTGTAGGATATTTATCTTTTGACGGAAATTTAGACACAGCCATTGCTATCAGAACAGCTATAGTAAGGAAAGATGAGATATTCATACAGGCTGGAGCTGGTATTGTTGCAGACTCAATCCCTGAGAAGGAATACGAAGAAACCGTTAACAAGGCTAAGGCAATGATAAAAGCAGTAGAAATGGCGGAAAGAGCTCTGTAA
- a CDS encoding Hsp20/alpha crystallin family protein yields the protein MDRRSLPTFVWNPFRELARIEQELNKVFQELVPTPKSAEVIEVTTWNPKVDIYEKDNKLIIEAEIPGAKKEDVEVKIKDNAVVIRGEVKKEEEEKEKTYYRSERFHGVFERVVPLPVEVKVEEAKATFENGILKVEIPKVSEEKEVKIEVK from the coding sequence ATGGACAGAAGAAGTTTGCCAACATTTGTGTGGAATCCATTCAGGGAACTGGCCAGAATTGAGCAGGAATTGAATAAAGTATTTCAAGAACTTGTTCCAACTCCAAAGAGTGCAGAAGTTATTGAAGTAACAACATGGAATCCTAAAGTGGACATCTACGAAAAAGACAACAAGCTGATTATCGAAGCAGAAATTCCCGGAGCAAAAAAAGAAGACGTTGAGGTAAAAATCAAGGATAATGCTGTTGTTATCAGAGGAGAGGTGAAAAAGGAAGAAGAAGAAAAAGAGAAAACATACTACAGAAGTGAAAGATTTCACGGTGTGTTTGAAAGGGTTGTACCTCTACCTGTTGAAGTTAAAGTGGAGGAAGCTAAAGCGACATTTGAAAATGGAATCCTCAAGGTAGAGATACCAAAAGTATCAGAAGAAAAAGAGGTAAAAATAGAAGTAAAATAA
- a CDS encoding DUF190 domain-containing protein codes for MKIEGEAYLLRIFIGESDRIDGKLVYKKIVETLKENDIAGATVLRGIMGYGASSRIHSAGLLTLSADLPVVIEAVDRKEKIEKVIPEIEGFITKGLITLEKVRVIKYV; via the coding sequence ATGAAAATAGAGGGAGAAGCTTATCTACTGAGAATATTTATAGGAGAAAGTGACAGAATTGACGGCAAACTGGTGTATAAAAAGATAGTGGAAACGTTAAAAGAAAACGATATAGCTGGAGCAACTGTTTTAAGGGGAATTATGGGATACGGAGCATCAAGTAGAATTCATTCAGCAGGACTGCTGACACTGTCTGCAGACCTTCCTGTAGTGATAGAAGCAGTAGACAGAAAGGAAAAGATAGAAAAGGTTATACCTGAGATTGAAGGATTTATAACAAAAGGACTGATAACATTAGAAAAAGTCAGAGTTATAAAATATGTGTGA
- the crcB gene encoding fluoride efflux transporter CrcB, translated as MNYLAVMIGGAFGALLRFIVSSAVNKYSAISFPAGTLTVNVIGSFVLVFFTVLTIEKLSIDPLWRMFFAVGFLGAFTTFSTFSYETIALFQDGEYIKAVANILLNNLLSISAGIGGLIVAKALM; from the coding sequence ATGAACTATTTAGCTGTGATGATTGGAGGAGCCTTTGGAGCGCTCCTTAGATTTATTGTTTCTTCAGCTGTGAACAAATACTCGGCTATATCATTTCCAGCAGGAACATTAACAGTCAACGTAATAGGTTCATTTGTACTGGTATTTTTCACAGTTCTTACAATTGAGAAACTATCTATAGACCCTCTGTGGAGAATGTTTTTTGCAGTAGGATTTCTTGGAGCATTCACAACATTTTCAACATTTTCTTACGAGACTATAGCCCTTTTTCAGGACGGAGAGTATATTAAAGCTGTAGCAAACATTTTACTGAACAACTTACTTTCAATATCTGCTGGAATTGGCGGCCTGATTGTAGCAAAAGCATTAATGTGA
- the fbp gene encoding class 1 fructose-bisphosphatase, protein MAKIGTDLNRFILEEERKHPEATGSLTIALTAIESATKIIASHVRMAGLADILGQAGKTNIQGEEVQKLDELSNEILIKHLSDSGQFYALASEELDEPIYPPQGADANYVIAFDPLDGSSNIDVNVSIGTIFSIHRRIKGTEEDFLQEGFKQVAAGYVIYGSSTMFVLTTGNGVNGFTLDPSVGMFLLSHPDMKIPEKGKIYSINEANAKKWTEPKIIDYIETLKDEGYTTRYIGSMVADVHRTLIKGGIFGYPADRKNTSGKLRLLYEASPMAFIIEQAGGKATDGKTDILSIKPTDIHQRTPVFLGSKKEINQLLEFIR, encoded by the coding sequence ATGGCTAAGATAGGTACTGACCTGAACAGATTTATCCTTGAGGAGGAAAGAAAGCATCCTGAAGCAACTGGTTCTCTTACTATAGCACTGACAGCAATAGAATCTGCAACAAAGATAATAGCCTCCCATGTCAGGATGGCAGGACTTGCAGACATATTAGGACAGGCAGGCAAAACAAACATTCAGGGGGAAGAAGTCCAGAAGTTAGATGAGCTGTCAAACGAAATACTGATAAAACACCTGTCAGACAGCGGTCAGTTTTATGCCCTTGCATCAGAAGAGTTAGATGAACCTATATACCCTCCACAGGGAGCAGACGCAAACTATGTGATAGCATTTGACCCTTTAGATGGTTCTTCAAACATTGATGTAAACGTAAGCATAGGGACAATTTTTTCCATTCACAGAAGGATTAAGGGAACAGAGGAAGATTTCCTGCAGGAAGGTTTCAAACAGGTTGCTGCAGGTTATGTGATTTACGGTTCTTCCACTATGTTTGTTCTCACAACAGGAAACGGCGTTAACGGTTTCACGTTAGACCCTTCTGTTGGTATGTTTCTCCTTTCCCATCCAGACATGAAAATTCCAGAAAAAGGCAAAATATACTCTATAAACGAGGCAAACGCAAAAAAATGGACAGAGCCAAAAATTATTGATTACATAGAAACTCTGAAAGATGAAGGATACACGACACGGTATATCGGCTCAATGGTCGCTGATGTTCACAGAACACTTATAAAAGGCGGTATATTTGGCTATCCAGCTGACAGAAAAAATACCAGCGGAAAGCTCAGGCTTTTGTATGAAGCATCCCCTATGGCATTCATAATTGAGCAGGCAGGTGGAAAAGCAACAGATGGTAAAACAGACATTCTTAGTATAAAGCCAACAGACATTCACCAGAGAACACCTGTATTTTTAGGCAGTAAAAAAGAGATAAATCAGCTCCTTGAGTTTATAAGATGA
- a CDS encoding 6-carboxyhexanoate--CoA ligase, producing the protein MSLLDKQIDAIKEIYSQIKKAGSKIQPVIVGKFALTVYTQGMYPSGNISLLFPDIPLLTKVLKELGYSQMGDFWTRGEIVIEISKKFEIIPTGTFNQIETEGFIMNVVSVEDLLIDMMKQCTAGDETVCDLIKMLIKSYAPALDFHYIFQNLKDKQSVIKFKQFRKETLN; encoded by the coding sequence ATGTCTCTGTTAGATAAACAGATAGATGCGATAAAGGAGATTTACTCACAGATAAAAAAAGCAGGCTCAAAAATACAGCCTGTTATTGTAGGAAAGTTTGCCCTTACTGTTTACACCCAGGGGATGTATCCTTCAGGGAACATCTCCCTTCTGTTTCCTGACATTCCTCTACTGACAAAAGTCTTAAAAGAGCTTGGATACTCCCAGATGGGAGATTTCTGGACAAGAGGAGAAATAGTGATTGAGATAAGCAAAAAGTTTGAGATTATTCCAACAGGAACATTTAACCAGATAGAGACAGAAGGTTTCATTATGAATGTCGTATCAGTTGAAGACCTTTTGATTGATATGATGAAGCAGTGCACCGCAGGAGATGAAACAGTATGCGACCTGATAAAAATGCTAATCAAATCCTACGCTCCTGCACTGGACTTTCACTACATATTCCAGAATTTAAAAGATAAGCAATCTGTAATAAAATTTAAACAGTTCAGGAAAGAAACATTAAACTAA
- a CDS encoding class II fructose-bisphosphate aldolase — protein sequence MPTIATSEDQLKEIVHSVVECDGENISIKDEKKLRETVIDDLIYTAVFAKEESLKEKAKKLIRKIANEFGAIPSSIHEFYMAMGRGEVDKVTTPAVNIRGMTYDVARQMFKVANKHNVGAFIFEIAKSEIGYTDQRPSEYAACVLAAAIKEGFKGPVFIQGDHFQFNAKKYAEDPEKELQSIKDLTEEAIKAGFYNIDIDPSTLVDYSKPALKEQQYHNYICTAKMTQFIRQIEPEGITVSVGAEIGHIGGKNSTVEEFEAFMEGYLENLPEGMSGISKMSVQTGTEHGGIPLPDGTIAEVKLDFNVLRDIGKVAREKYGLGGTVQHGASTLPDELFDKFPENNCCEIHLATGFQNIMYDLIPEDFKNEIYSWIKENLKKEWKEGWTEEQFIYKTRKKGFAPFKYQWWTLEKEYKDRILDALYKKFEFLFGKLNAFNTKELVEKYVKPVKHEYGELKK from the coding sequence ATGCCAACAATAGCCACATCTGAAGACCAGCTAAAAGAGATAGTCCATTCAGTCGTTGAGTGCGACGGTGAGAATATATCCATAAAAGATGAAAAAAAACTAAGAGAAACAGTTATTGACGACCTTATCTATACAGCAGTTTTTGCAAAAGAAGAAAGCCTAAAAGAGAAAGCAAAAAAACTGATAAGAAAAATTGCCAACGAGTTTGGAGCTATCCCCTCATCCATTCACGAGTTTTACATGGCTATGGGTAGAGGAGAGGTAGATAAAGTAACAACTCCAGCAGTGAACATCAGAGGAATGACTTATGATGTTGCCAGACAGATGTTCAAGGTTGCAAACAAACACAATGTTGGGGCATTCATATTTGAGATAGCAAAGTCAGAGATTGGATACACAGACCAGAGACCATCTGAATATGCAGCCTGCGTATTAGCAGCTGCCATTAAAGAAGGATTTAAAGGACCTGTCTTTATACAGGGAGACCACTTCCAGTTTAATGCCAAAAAGTATGCAGAAGACCCAGAAAAAGAGCTACAATCAATAAAAGACCTTACAGAAGAAGCAATAAAAGCAGGATTTTACAACATAGATATTGACCCTTCAACACTGGTTGACTACTCAAAACCTGCCCTAAAAGAGCAGCAGTATCACAACTATATCTGCACAGCAAAGATGACACAGTTTATACGACAGATAGAGCCAGAAGGCATCACAGTTTCTGTTGGAGCAGAGATTGGACACATAGGCGGTAAAAACTCAACAGTTGAAGAGTTTGAAGCATTTATGGAAGGATACCTTGAAAACCTGCCTGAAGGAATGTCAGGAATATCAAAAATGTCTGTCCAGACAGGAACAGAGCACGGAGGAATTCCTCTTCCAGATGGGACAATAGCAGAAGTAAAACTTGATTTTAATGTTCTCAGGGATATTGGAAAAGTGGCAAGGGAAAAATATGGATTGGGAGGAACTGTCCAGCACGGAGCATCTACACTTCCTGACGAACTGTTTGATAAATTCCCAGAAAACAACTGCTGTGAGATACACCTTGCAACAGGGTTTCAGAACATTATGTACGACCTGATACCAGAAGATTTTAAAAATGAGATTTACAGCTGGATAAAGGAAAACCTGAAAAAGGAATGGAAAGAGGGCTGGACAGAAGAACAGTTTATATACAAAACAAGAAAAAAAGGGTTTGCACCATTCAAATACCAGTGGTGGACATTAGAAAAAGAGTACAAAGACAGAATATTAGATGCCCTTTATAAAAAGTTTGAGTTTCTATTTGGAAAACTGAACGCATTTAACACAAAAGAACTTGTTGAAAAGTATGTAAAACCTGTCAAACACGAATACGGAGAGCTTAAAAAGTAA
- the trmFO gene encoding FADH(2)-oxidizing methylenetetrahydrofolate--tRNA-(uracil(54)-C(5))-methyltransferase TrmFO, protein MKKVAVIGAGLAGSEAAYRIAEEGFKVDLYEMRPKKYTPAHRTEKFAELVCSNSLGGKEITTGAGLLKEEMKFLDSLIVKTAEEFSVPAGGALAVDREKFSQKITQILENHPNIKVIRIEITKIPEDYDFIIIATGPLTSEEFSKEIQKLTGAEHLYFYDAIAPTVDAETVDYSKGFWGDRYSKGEGDYFNCVLTEEEYEMFYQELLKGEQVPLKDFERAVFFEGCLPVEEIARRGKQTLLFGPMKPVGLTDPKTGKQPFAVVQLRKENKEGTLLSMVGFQTKLKYPEQKRIFRLIPALKNAVFVRLGSIHRNTFIQSHKVLKPTLQLKKNPKILFAGQITGVEGYAASAATGTLAGINVSRMLKGKEPVIPPETTMLGGLVRYITEPKDELQPMNPNFALLPDLDKKIKDKRKRKLLKAQRALKDMERFVKNLNLN, encoded by the coding sequence ATGAAAAAAGTAGCAGTAATTGGTGCAGGACTTGCAGGTAGCGAAGCAGCTTACAGAATAGCAGAAGAAGGGTTTAAGGTAGATTTGTACGAAATGAGACCTAAAAAATATACCCCAGCCCACAGAACGGAAAAATTTGCGGAACTGGTATGTTCAAACTCCCTGGGAGGAAAGGAGATAACAACAGGAGCAGGACTTTTAAAAGAAGAGATGAAGTTTTTAGATTCTCTCATAGTAAAAACTGCTGAAGAGTTTTCTGTTCCGGCAGGAGGAGCTCTGGCAGTTGACAGGGAAAAATTCTCACAGAAGATAACACAGATTTTAGAAAACCATCCAAACATAAAAGTGATAAGAATAGAGATAACGAAGATTCCTGAGGATTACGACTTTATCATAATTGCTACAGGACCATTAACCTCAGAAGAGTTTTCAAAGGAAATTCAGAAACTGACAGGGGCAGAGCATCTTTACTTTTATGATGCAATAGCCCCTACCGTTGATGCTGAAACAGTAGATTACTCCAAAGGTTTCTGGGGAGACAGATACTCAAAAGGAGAAGGAGATTACTTTAACTGTGTACTGACAGAAGAGGAGTATGAAATGTTTTATCAGGAGTTGCTGAAAGGAGAGCAGGTTCCCCTGAAAGATTTTGAAAGGGCAGTATTTTTTGAAGGATGTCTTCCTGTTGAAGAGATAGCAAGAAGAGGAAAGCAGACCCTCTTGTTTGGTCCCATGAAGCCTGTAGGTTTAACAGACCCCAAAACAGGAAAACAGCCCTTTGCTGTAGTCCAGCTGAGGAAAGAAAACAAAGAGGGAACTCTTCTGTCAATGGTAGGATTTCAGACGAAGCTAAAATACCCAGAGCAGAAAAGAATATTCAGGCTCATACCTGCTTTGAAAAATGCTGTTTTTGTAAGACTTGGCTCTATACACAGAAACACTTTTATACAGTCCCACAAGGTATTAAAACCAACTCTACAGCTGAAAAAAAATCCCAAAATACTGTTTGCAGGTCAGATAACAGGAGTAGAAGGATACGCAGCATCTGCTGCCACAGGAACACTTGCAGGGATTAACGTCTCAAGAATGCTAAAAGGAAAAGAGCCTGTTATTCCACCAGAAACAACAATGCTTGGTGGACTGGTAAGATACATAACAGAGCCAAAAGATGAGCTTCAGCCGATGAATCCAAACTTTGCACTTCTTCCAGATTTAGATAAAAAAATAAAAGACAAAAGAAAAAGAAAACTGCTGAAAGCACAGAGGGCTTTAAAGGATATGGAAAGGTTTGTAAAAAATCTAAATTTAAATTAA
- a CDS encoding cation:proton antiporter, whose translation MHEFILSLLIILVSARIFAEIFSYLKIPPVLGEVFAGILIGPSILGIVEVNEIIKIIAEIGIILLLFEVGLETDLKKLQKEGTKSVIVALFGAIVPFGLGFAVSFYMFNLPLIVSLFIGGTLTATSIGITVRVLKDLGKERTSLAQIVVGAAVLDDVIGVILLVILADFALTGEVNIENTIRIIILVALFFATAPVLAAIMSKFIHVYDRRYRRVPGFIPTIIISLILFFAYVAHLFGAPEIIGAFAAGIALSRRFFLPFGIALKADPHFVEKLETQMRPLIFLFTPVFFVTVGLSMNLREIDFSSLTFWLLTSVLIIVAVFGKVGGAYLLKNMNGLKKLILGTSMVPRGEVGLIFAELGRSAKIFTNEIYSAVVFVVIITTLLPPFLLKYLFRLEENREKEEKS comes from the coding sequence ATGCACGAGTTTATTCTGTCTTTACTGATAATTCTTGTTTCTGCACGAATTTTCGCAGAGATATTTTCATATCTTAAGATACCTCCTGTTTTAGGAGAAGTATTTGCAGGTATTCTGATAGGTCCCAGTATTTTGGGAATAGTTGAGGTTAATGAGATAATAAAGATTATTGCAGAGATTGGTATAATCCTTCTCCTGTTTGAAGTAGGTCTGGAAACAGACCTGAAAAAACTCCAGAAGGAGGGAACAAAATCTGTTATAGTTGCCCTGTTTGGAGCCATTGTTCCCTTTGGACTTGGATTTGCTGTATCTTTCTATATGTTTAATCTACCTCTGATAGTTTCTCTATTTATAGGAGGAACTCTTACAGCAACAAGTATCGGTATCACTGTCAGAGTTCTAAAAGATTTAGGAAAGGAAAGAACCTCACTGGCCCAGATTGTCGTTGGAGCTGCAGTTTTAGACGATGTTATTGGGGTTATACTCCTGGTTATCCTTGCTGATTTCGCTTTAACAGGAGAGGTTAACATAGAAAATACCATCAGAATCATCATACTGGTTGCTCTGTTTTTTGCAACTGCTCCTGTTTTAGCTGCAATAATGTCAAAGTTTATACATGTTTACGACAGAAGATACAGAAGAGTCCCCGGTTTTATACCAACCATAATAATATCCCTTATTCTGTTCTTTGCATATGTTGCCCATCTGTTTGGTGCTCCAGAGATAATAGGAGCCTTTGCTGCAGGAATTGCACTATCAAGAAGATTTTTCCTTCCATTTGGGATTGCCCTGAAAGCGGACCCACATTTTGTTGAAAAGTTAGAAACACAGATGAGACCACTGATATTCCTGTTTACTCCTGTATTTTTTGTTACCGTTGGGCTGTCAATGAATCTAAGAGAGATAGATTTCAGTTCCTTAACATTCTGGTTATTAACAAGCGTATTAATCATTGTTGCAGTATTTGGTAAAGTGGGAGGTGCCTATCTTTTAAAGAACATGAACGGACTGAAAAAACTGATTTTAGGAACATCAATGGTACCCCGGGGAGAGGTAGGTCTTATATTTGCAGAATTAGGAAGGTCAGCAAAAATATTTACGAATGAAATATATTCAGCAGTTGTATTTGTTGTGATAATAACTACACTTCTTCCTCCTTTCCTTTTGAAATATCTGTTCAGACTTGAAGAAAACAGAGAAAAAGAAGAGAAAAGTTGA
- a CDS encoding molybdenum cofactor biosynthesis protein MoaE has translation MVPEVYIGEKWFDINDVLSSYQDETCGAVDIFLGIPRSAPEDGEVKELHYEAYESMAEKVIKEIIQEAKHKFGIKHAVVHHRTGVVPVLVPSFLVAVWAGHRQEAFEACRYIVDETKARAPIWKKEVFKTGEESWK, from the coding sequence ATTGTACCAGAAGTATATATAGGAGAAAAATGGTTTGATATAAATGATGTTCTCAGCAGCTATCAGGATGAAACATGTGGGGCTGTGGATATCTTTCTTGGTATTCCTCGCTCTGCTCCAGAAGACGGAGAAGTAAAAGAGCTCCACTATGAGGCATATGAGTCCATGGCTGAGAAAGTGATAAAGGAAATTATACAGGAAGCAAAACATAAGTTTGGTATAAAACATGCAGTAGTCCACCACAGAACAGGAGTTGTTCCTGTCTTAGTACCATCTTTTTTGGTGGCAGTTTGGGCAGGACATAGACAGGAAGCATTTGAGGCCTGTAGATACATAGTTGACGAAACAAAAGCAAGAGCTCCTATCTGGAAAAAAGAAGTGTTCAAAACAGGGGAGGAAAGCTGGAAATAA
- a CDS encoding thioredoxin family protein, translated as MKKFFILFFSIVFILSCQKEEGSKKFAQDPEPIIQDALKNKKILILIFESESCQYCEKLHREVLNQPDFKEKKIKNGIEIAIIDVNGERMVTDPETGAKMEESALAFAYKVTGYPTIIVFDPKQNYKVLYYQPGFIPKQDFMDFLDFLGSGCYQKTKFEQFIENGKKC; from the coding sequence ATGAAAAAGTTCTTTATACTATTTTTCAGCATTGTTTTTATACTATCCTGTCAGAAAGAAGAGGGTTCAAAAAAGTTTGCACAGGATCCAGAACCTATAATTCAGGATGCCCTGAAAAACAAAAAAATACTGATACTTATCTTTGAGTCGGAAAGCTGCCAGTACTGTGAAAAATTACACAGGGAAGTACTGAATCAACCTGATTTTAAGGAGAAAAAGATAAAAAACGGTATTGAAATTGCCATTATTGATGTTAACGGAGAAAGAATGGTTACAGACCCAGAAACTGGGGCTAAAATGGAAGAATCAGCCCTCGCATTTGCTTACAAGGTCACTGGATATCCAACAATCATTGTTTTTGACCCTAAACAGAACTACAAGGTTCTGTATTATCAGCCTGGATTTATTCCAAAACAGGATTTTATGGACTTTTTGGATTTCCTTGGTTCAGGGTGTTACCAGAAAACAAAATTTGAGCAGTTCATAGAAAATGGGAAAAAATGTTAG
- a CDS encoding pyridoxal phosphate-dependent aminotransferase has protein sequence MNFSDRVLRVKPSQTLAITAKAAEMRKQGIDVIGFGAGEPDFDTPDFVKEAAIKALKEGKTKYTPAAGIPELREGIAKRLKEKNGIDYSPSEVIVTPGAKMGLYEIFAVILNPGDEVIIPAPYWVSYTEQVKLCDGKPVIVEMSEENGFVLTAETVKSAITPKTKALVLNTPSNPTGAVVPKGELEKIAQICLEHNILIISDECYEEFCYDEPHISIASLSKEVRNITFTVNAFSKAYSMTGWRLGWVAAPEEYIKKISVIQSQTISNPTSFAQYGGLAALEDGGKFPQMMKEEFRKRRDFVVKEFLSIEGITCPEPKGAFYVFPNVSAYIKGKIKNDIDFTAYLLEEAKVAVVPGSAFGKEGYIRMSYATSMENIKEGMRRIKEALKKL, from the coding sequence ATGAATTTTTCTGATAGGGTGCTCAGGGTAAAGCCATCCCAGACTCTTGCTATAACAGCAAAAGCTGCTGAGATGAGAAAACAGGGTATAGATGTGATAGGGTTTGGGGCAGGAGAACCTGATTTTGACACTCCAGATTTTGTTAAAGAGGCAGCCATAAAAGCCTTAAAGGAAGGAAAAACAAAGTATACACCTGCTGCTGGGATACCTGAGCTCAGGGAAGGAATAGCAAAAAGATTAAAGGAAAAAAATGGTATAGATTACAGTCCTTCAGAGGTTATTGTTACACCGGGGGCAAAGATGGGACTGTATGAGATTTTTGCTGTCATTCTTAACCCCGGTGATGAAGTAATTATTCCAGCTCCTTACTGGGTTTCGTACACAGAGCAGGTAAAACTGTGTGACGGAAAACCTGTAATAGTTGAAATGTCTGAAGAAAATGGGTTTGTTCTAACAGCTGAGACTGTAAAATCTGCAATAACACCAAAAACAAAAGCCCTCGTCCTGAATACACCTTCCAATCCAACAGGAGCAGTTGTTCCAAAAGGAGAACTGGAAAAAATAGCTCAGATATGTCTTGAACATAATATTCTGATAATATCTGACGAATGTTATGAAGAGTTCTGTTACGATGAACCACACATTAGCATAGCATCTCTCTCTAAAGAGGTCAGAAATATAACATTTACTGTCAATGCATTCTCAAAAGCATACTCTATGACCGGATGGAGACTTGGATGGGTTGCAGCACCAGAAGAGTACATAAAGAAAATATCTGTAATCCAGTCTCAGACTATATCCAATCCTACCTCATTTGCCCAGTACGGAGGATTGGCTGCCCTTGAAGATGGAGGAAAGTTCCCTCAGATGATGAAAGAAGAGTTTAGAAAAAGAAGAGATTTTGTTGTAAAAGAATTCTTATCTATAGAGGGAATAACCTGTCCTGAGCCAAAAGGAGCGTTTTACGTGTTCCCAAATGTCTCCGCATACATAAAGGGGAAAATAAAAAACGACATAGATTTTACAGCATATCTGTTAGAGGAAGCAAAAGTAGCAGTTGTTCCCGGCTCTGCATTTGGAAAAGAGGGTTACATCAGAATGTCCTACGCAACATCTATGGAAAACATTAAAGAAGGTATGAGAAGAATAAAAGAAGCTCTAAAAAAACTTTAA